The region CACGTACGGCGATCGCCGTGTCGTGCGGCCAGACCGAGCCGCCGTGGTAGCTGAGCCGCGAGAACCGGGGCGAGGCCGCCGAGAGGGTGCGGAGCCCGAAGCCCGAGTCGAGCCGCTCGTCGCCGAGCAGCGCGGCGACGCGCTCGGCCGCGCCCGCGTCGAGGAGGCCGGTGTCGAGCAGGTGGCCGAGGTTCGAAGCGACCGAGTCGACCCGCTCGCCGCGCCGGTCGAGCGCGATCGCGACGTGGCCGCCCTCGGCGTCGTCGACCCAGAAGTCCCGTGCGAAACGTGCCCTGAGGTCGGCCGCCCACCCCGCCAGTCCGGGGACCGGGTCGGCGTCGAGCTCGGCGAGGAGCGCGCCGCCCCGGACCGCCGCGTCATAGGCATAGGCCTGGACCTCGCTCAGCGAGATCGGCGGCTCGGCGAGCCGGCCGTCGGCGAACTGGATGCCGTCGTGGCTGTCCTTCCAGCCCTGGTTGGCCAGGCCCTCCCCGGTGTGGTCGATGTAGGTGAGCCAGCCCGACGACACGGACTGCGCCACCACCCACTCCAGGCAGCGGCGTGCCGCCGGCAGGAGCGCGCGGACCTGCTCGCGGTCCGCGCCCCACGCATGGGCGTCGGCGAGGGCGCAGACGAAGAGCGGGGTGGCGTCGACCGTGCCGTAGTAGAGCGGCGGCAGCCGCTGCTGTCCGAGGTCGAGCACCTGCTTGCGGACCTCGTGGAGGATCTTGCCGGGCTGCTCCTCGGTCGCCGGGTCGTCGGTGCTGCCCTGGCGACGCGCGAGGGTGCGCAGGGTCGACAGCGCGAGGTCGGGGTCGAGCGGCGCGAGCATCCGCGCCGCCCAGAGCGAGTCGCGCCCGAAGAGGGTGAGGAACCACGGGCTGCCCGCGGCGAGGAACCGGTCGTCGCCGTCGCGCAGGAGCAGGCCGTCGAGGTCGGCGAGGCCCTGCCGCACCAACCGCGTGAGCCGTACGTCGCCCGCGTCGACGTCCGCTGCCCACCCGGCGGGGCGGCCGCCGCCGAACAGCGAGGACACCGAGGTCGTGGCCGCCAGGGCCACGGTGGCGGGACTCCCCCGGCCGACGCTGAGGTGCCACGTGAGCCGGCCGTCCTCGTGCGAGACCTCGGGGGTCGTGCCGTCGGCCACGACGCGCACGACCCCCTCGTCGGAGGCCCACTCGAGCCCGCCGGGGACGGGCGAGGCCTGAACCCGAGGCCCCGCCCGCCCCTGCTTGATCTCCGGCATCGCGGCCAGGTCGCTGGCCAGGTCGATGCGGAGCACGACGTCGACGGGCTCGGCGCCGGCCGACTCGACGGTCAGCTCCTCGCGCAGGCCGTCGGCGTCGAGACGCCTGGTGCGGTCGATGCGCACGGTCGGGTCGGCGGTCGAGAGGTCACCGATCGAGCGTGCGACGTAGGAGAAGGAGTGGCGGGCCGCGCCCCGGTGGTCGGCCCGCACCACGTCGAGGTCCGATCCCGCGACCGACAGCTCCCAGCGGTCGAGCAACCGGGTGTCGGCGACGTACCACCCGCTCACGCCGCCCGCGCGCAGCTGCCCGTCGAGCGAGGTCAGGAGCACCCCGGGCGCGGCGACGCACGACGCGAGGTCGTGCAGGAGCGGCTGGAGCGCGGGCGCAGCCAGGGGGGTTGTCGTGGGCTCGGCGTCGTGTGTAACCTCCGTCACAGATCGGATTTTATCGCTAAACATCACCGACTTGGCAAGCCCGCACCCAGGAGCGGGGAGACAGGAGGAGCCGTGACCGACGCCCGTCCGCACAGCCGCGGCCCCGTCCCCCACGGCCACGTCACGCTCGCCGACGTCGCCCGGCACGCGGGCGTCTCGGCACAGTCGGTGTCCAACGCGCTCAACAACCCGGCGCGGGTCGCGCCCCAGACCCGCGAGCGGATCCTGGCGGTCGTCGAGGAGCTCGGCTACCGCCCCAACCGGTCGGCCCGCGCGCTGCGCAACCAGCGCTCGCGCCTCATCGGGGTCCGTGTCGAGGCCTCGCGCGACGACCGTGCGGCACTGCTGCTCGACCAGTTCCTGCACGCGCTCGCCGAGTCCGCCTCGGCCAACGGGTGCCACCTGATCCTGTGCCAGGCCGACGACGAGGCCGAGGAGATCGCGGCATACCGCGAGCTGCTGGGCACCACGTCGGTCGACGCCTTCGTGCTGACCGGCGCCCACGCCGGAGACGCCCGCGTGGCCGCCCTGCGCGACCTCCGCGTGCCGTTCGCGACCTTCGGCCGCTCGTGGGACGGCGACACCGACCTCGCGTGGACCGACGTCGACGGCCGGCACGGGCTCTACGTCGCCACGTCGCACGTCGCGGCCCAGGGCCACCGGCGCATCGCCCACGTCGGCTGGCCGCGCAGCTCCGAGACCGGCCGGGACCGCCTCGCCGGCTGGGAGGAGGCGTGCAAGGACCTCAGCCTCGACACCGACCTCCACGCCGAGGTGGCCGACGACTTCGACCAGGGCCGGACCGCTGCCCACCGGCTGCTCGACCTGTCCGAGCCGGCCACCGCGATCACCTGCGCCTCCGACACGCTCGCCCTCGGCGTGCTGCGAGCACTGTCCGAGCGGGGGCTGCGCGCCGGCTCCGACGTCGCCGTCACCGGGTTCGACAACTCCCCCGCCGCCGCACTCAGCACGCCGGGGCTCACCAGCCTGCGGCAACCGCTCGAGCAGGTCGCCCACGACCTCGTCACGGCCGTCGAGGCGCTGGTCAACGGCGCGACCGAGCCCCACCAGTCGCTGCTCCAGCCGGAGCTGGTCGTCCGCGGGTCGAGCCTGCGCGGCCAGACCGACTGAGCACCCGCACCGCCACCACCACACCACCCATCCCCCACCCCCTCCACGAGGAGAGACCATGAAGCACCTCCACCGCACCGGACCTGCTGCCGCCCTGGCGGTCGCCGCGTCGCTCGCCCTCGCCGCCTGCGGTGGCGGCAGCGGCTTCGACGACTCGAGCGACCCCTCCACCGACGGTGGTGGCGGCGGCGAGGCGATCCAGATCCTCATCGGGTCGTCGGGCGACGCCGAGACCCAGGCGGTCGAGGAGGCGGTGGCCGCGTGGTCGGAGGAGAGCGGCACGGAGGCCACGGTCCAGGCCGCGACCGACCTCGCGCAGGAGCTGAGCCAGGGCTTCACGTCCAACAACCCGCCGGACGTCTTTTACGTCTCCACCGACGCCCTCGCCGGCTATGCCGCCAACGGCTCGCTGCTGGCGTACGGCGACCAGCTGGCCAACGCCGACGACTTCTACCCGACCCTCGTCGACGCCTTCACCATCGACGACCAGTTCTACTGCGCGCCGAAGGACTTCTCCACGCTCGGCCTGGTCATCAACACCCGGCTCTGGAAGGACGCGGGCCTCACCGACGCCGACGTGCCGACCACGTGGGACGAGCTGGCCGACGTCGCCGAGACCCTGACCCAGGGCAAGGTCGTCGGCCTCACCTTCGGTCCGGAGTACCAGCGCGTCGGCTCCTTCTTCCCCCAGGCGGGCGGGTCGATGGTCAGCGAGGACGGCTCCGAGGCGACCGTCGACAGCCCCGAGAACCTCGAGGCGCTCGACTTCGTGCAGCAGATGATGGACGACGGCGTCGCCTCCTACTCCTCCACGCTCGGCGCGGGCTGGGGCGGCGAGGCCTTCGGCAAGGAGCTGGCCGCGATGACGATCGAGGGCAACTGGATCGCCGGCGCGATGCAGAACGACTTCCCCGACGTCGACTACACGGTGGCCGAGCTGCCCGAGGGACCGGCCGGCCCGGGCACCCTCGCCTTCACCAACTGCTGGGGCATCGCCGCCCAGAGCGGCAACCAGGACGACGCGGTCTCCCTGGTCGAGTACCTCACCCAGGCCGACCAGCAGCTGACGTTCGCCGACGCGTTCGGCGTGATCCCGTCCGTGCAGAGCGCCGCGGAGTCCTACGCCGCCGACCGGCCCGAGTTCCAGCCGTTCGTCGCGGGCGCCGAGTACGCCCAGAACCCGCCGGCCCAGGAGGGCGCGGCCGACGTCATCGCCGACTTCAACGCCCAGCTCGAGGGCCTGGAGGGCGGAGACCCGCAGGCGATCCTCGAGTCGGTCCAGCAGTCGATGCAGGCCGTCGTCGGACAGTGACGACCGCGTCGATCCGCCGGGGGCAGAACCGGGACGGGTGGTTGTTCGTCGCCCCCGCGATGCTGCTCCTGGCGGTGTTCCTCGCCTTCCCGGTCCTGATGGCGCTGTGGGTCAGCGTCTCGGACTGGAGGGGTGTGGGCAGCCCGTTCTCCGGTGACGTCGGGTTCGTAGGCACGGACAACTACGCCAACATCCTCACGGGCGGCAGCCTGCAGCAGCGCGACTTCGGCACGGCGATGCGCAACAACGTCTACTACGTGCTGCTCGTCGTGCCGATCCAGACCGCCGTCGCCCTCGGACTCGCCGTGCTCGTCCACACCAAGGCACTGAAGGGACGCGGCTTCTTCCGCACGGCGTTCTACTTCCCCTCGGTCACGAGCGCGGTCGCCATCACGGTGCTGTGGCTGTTCCTCTTCAACAGCACCGGGGCCGTCAACGCGATGCTCGGCTGGGTCGGGATCGACGGGCCGAACTGGTTCGGCGACGCGCGCGGCATCATCCACACCGCCCTCGGTGCCGTCGGGGTCGACGCACCGGCCGCGCTGACCGACCACCGCGCGCTCGGCATCACCTGGTGGGAGTGGCTCGCAGGCCCCTCCTTCGCCATGTCGGCGTTCATCCTGCTCGCGGTCTTCACGACGTCGGGCACCTTCATGCTGCTGTTCATCGCGGCGCTCAACAACGTCGGCGACGAGGTCGAGGAGGCCGGCATGGTCGACGGCGCCAACGCCTGGCAGCGCTTCTGGCACCTCACGCTGCCGATGCTCCGACCGACGCTGTTCACGGTGCTGACCCTGGGCCTGATCGGCACGTGGCAGGTCTTCGACCAGATCTACACGGGCACGCAGGGCGGGCCCGCCAAGACCACGCTGACCCCGGCCTACCTGTCGTTCCAGACCTCGTTCAACTCCCAGCGCTGGGGCGAAGGGGCCGCCATCGCCTTCATCCTCTTCGCGATCATCGTCGTCCTCACGCTGCTCCAGCGGTGGGCGCTCAGGGAGAAGTCATGACGGCCCGGCGTCCCGGCCTGTGGCTGTACGCCGTCCTGGTCGCGATGGCCGTCGTCTACATCTTCCCGTTCCTGATCGACGTCGCCACGTCCTTCAAGACCGAGCCGGAGGCCGCGGCCAACCCGATCTCGCTGGTGCCGCAGACCTTCACGACGGCGGCCTACGAGCAGCTCTTCGGCGGGGACGCGTTCCCCACCTGGTTCAAGAACTCGGTCGTCGTCACCCTGTTCGTCACGGCGGGGCGGGTCTTCTTCGACTCCCTCGCCGGCTACGCGCTCGCCCGGATCCACTTCCGCGGCCGCGCGCTGATGTTCGCGATCCTGGTGGCGATCATGGCGGTGCCCAACGTGGTGCTGCTGATCCCGAAGTTCCTGGTCATCAACCAGCTCGGCATCTACAACTCCTATGCCGGCCTGATCGTGCCGCTGCTCGTCGACGCCGCGGGGATCTTCATCATGAAGAACTTCTTCGAGTCGATCCCCGTGTCGGTGGAGGAACAGGCCCGCATCGACGGTGCCGGGACCTTCCGGTTGTTCTGGTCGGTCGTGCTGCCGATGGCCCGGCCGGCGCTGGTGACGATCGTGATCCTGTCCTTCCAGGGCTCGTGGAACGAGCTGAGCCACTTCATCGTCGCGGCCAACGACCCCGAGCTGACCAACCTCACCAAGGGCGTGGCGTCGCTGGCGTCCAACCAGCTCGGGCAGGGCACCAAGTACCCGCTCAAGCTGGCGGCCGCCGCGGTGATGACGATCCCGGTGGCGATCGTCTTCCTGGTCTTCCAGAAGCGGATCATGAACACCAGCTCCGGCGCCGTGAAGGGCTGATCGCGAGCGGATGCAACCACCCCGCCCTCCCGCGGGTCGTCATGCACGAGGGGCTGAGAGGTCCGACGACGAGTGGGAGGGTGGGCCATGGCCCGGGCGAGCGCAGTGGACCGCGTGCAGGAGGTGTACGCCACCTCCTACCGCCGCCTCGTGGGCCAGCTCACCGGCGTGACGGGCGATCCCGTCGAGGCCGAGGACGCGGTCATGGAGGCCTTCGCCCGCGCGGTGAACTCCTCACGCTCCTTCCTCGCCGCCGACAACCCGGAGGCGTGGCTGCGCACCGTCGCGGTCAACGTCACCCGGACCCGCTGGCGCCGCAGCCGCTTCTTCCGCGACGTGAGCCACCGACTCGTCGCCCAGCAGTCGTACGCCGACCTCCCGGACGACCGCATCGCGCTGCTGGCCGCGCTCCGCCAGCTGCCCGCCGCCCAGCGCGAGGCGATCGCCCTGCACCACCTCGCCGACCTCTCGGTCCACGAGGTCGCCGACGCCGTCGGAGCGCCGGTCGGCACGGTCAAGGCGCGCCTGGCCCGCGGTCGTACGGCCCTCGCCGCGTTGCTGGCCGAGCCCGACACCGCGACGCCGACCGAGAGGAGCCCTCGATGAACCTCCCCACCCACGTCTCGCGCGAGGTGGCCGAGCGCGTGCCGCAGCCCGGCTTCGACGCCGTGGTCGACCGCGCGCAGCACGCCCGCCGCCGACGCCGTACGACGATCGCGTCGGGGCTCGCGGTCGCCGTCGTCGTCGCCGGGGTGGGGTTCGCGGTGGGCCGGCCCGGTGGGGGCGACGACCAGCGCCCCGAGCCGGCCCGTCCGGGGCCGTCGACCCCGTGGGACGGCACCCCCGAGGTCGACTCGCGCCTCCCGGCCACGGTGCAGTCCTTCCTGCGCGGGGCGCGGCTGCAGCCGTGGTCCTTCGCGGGATCGGACACCGGTGCCGCGGTCGTCTGGGGCTCCTGCGCCGGGGACGGGCCGTGCACCTACGCCCTCACCGTCCGCGACGGCGACGAGGTGGCCGGACGGCTGCTCGAAGCGAGCGCGCCGACCCTGACGGCGGTCCCGGGCGGCTGGATCTACGAGGACGTCGA is a window of Nocardioides oleivorans DNA encoding:
- a CDS encoding glycogen debranching N-terminal domain-containing protein; this translates as MTEVTHDAEPTTTPLAAPALQPLLHDLASCVAAPGVLLTSLDGQLRAGGVSGWYVADTRLLDRWELSVAGSDLDVVRADHRGAARHSFSYVARSIGDLSTADPTVRIDRTRRLDADGLREELTVESAGAEPVDVVLRIDLASDLAAMPEIKQGRAGPRVQASPVPGGLEWASDEGVVRVVADGTTPEVSHEDGRLTWHLSVGRGSPATVALAATTSVSSLFGGGRPAGWAADVDAGDVRLTRLVRQGLADLDGLLLRDGDDRFLAAGSPWFLTLFGRDSLWAARMLAPLDPDLALSTLRTLARRQGSTDDPATEEQPGKILHEVRKQVLDLGQQRLPPLYYGTVDATPLFVCALADAHAWGADREQVRALLPAARRCLEWVVAQSVSSGWLTYIDHTGEGLANQGWKDSHDGIQFADGRLAEPPISLSEVQAYAYDAAVRGGALLAELDADPVPGLAGWAADLRARFARDFWVDDAEGGHVAIALDRRGERVDSVASNLGHLLDTGLLDAGAAERVAALLGDERLDSGFGLRTLSAASPRFSRLSYHGGSVWPHDTAIAVRGLASVGRYDEAAGLAAGLVRAAEAFDDRLPELYGGDSGSDADSPSAYPAACRPQAWSAAGPIACLVALGGIRPDPGALVLRHPVRTTGRLGAWTLRGLRLGGHAFDVAVGVDGRVSVTLPPGSPLRVEVDD
- a CDS encoding LacI family DNA-binding transcriptional regulator, which codes for MTDARPHSRGPVPHGHVTLADVARHAGVSAQSVSNALNNPARVAPQTRERILAVVEELGYRPNRSARALRNQRSRLIGVRVEASRDDRAALLLDQFLHALAESASANGCHLILCQADDEAEEIAAYRELLGTTSVDAFVLTGAHAGDARVAALRDLRVPFATFGRSWDGDTDLAWTDVDGRHGLYVATSHVAAQGHRRIAHVGWPRSSETGRDRLAGWEEACKDLSLDTDLHAEVADDFDQGRTAAHRLLDLSEPATAITCASDTLALGVLRALSERGLRAGSDVAVTGFDNSPAAALSTPGLTSLRQPLEQVAHDLVTAVEALVNGATEPHQSLLQPELVVRGSSLRGQTD
- a CDS encoding sugar ABC transporter substrate-binding protein, giving the protein MKHLHRTGPAAALAVAASLALAACGGGSGFDDSSDPSTDGGGGGEAIQILIGSSGDAETQAVEEAVAAWSEESGTEATVQAATDLAQELSQGFTSNNPPDVFYVSTDALAGYAANGSLLAYGDQLANADDFYPTLVDAFTIDDQFYCAPKDFSTLGLVINTRLWKDAGLTDADVPTTWDELADVAETLTQGKVVGLTFGPEYQRVGSFFPQAGGSMVSEDGSEATVDSPENLEALDFVQQMMDDGVASYSSTLGAGWGGEAFGKELAAMTIEGNWIAGAMQNDFPDVDYTVAELPEGPAGPGTLAFTNCWGIAAQSGNQDDAVSLVEYLTQADQQLTFADAFGVIPSVQSAAESYAADRPEFQPFVAGAEYAQNPPAQEGAADVIADFNAQLEGLEGGDPQAILESVQQSMQAVVGQ
- a CDS encoding carbohydrate ABC transporter permease, whose translation is MTTASIRRGQNRDGWLFVAPAMLLLAVFLAFPVLMALWVSVSDWRGVGSPFSGDVGFVGTDNYANILTGGSLQQRDFGTAMRNNVYYVLLVVPIQTAVALGLAVLVHTKALKGRGFFRTAFYFPSVTSAVAITVLWLFLFNSTGAVNAMLGWVGIDGPNWFGDARGIIHTALGAVGVDAPAALTDHRALGITWWEWLAGPSFAMSAFILLAVFTTSGTFMLLFIAALNNVGDEVEEAGMVDGANAWQRFWHLTLPMLRPTLFTVLTLGLIGTWQVFDQIYTGTQGGPAKTTLTPAYLSFQTSFNSQRWGEGAAIAFILFAIIVVLTLLQRWALREKS
- a CDS encoding carbohydrate ABC transporter permease, producing the protein MTARRPGLWLYAVLVAMAVVYIFPFLIDVATSFKTEPEAAANPISLVPQTFTTAAYEQLFGGDAFPTWFKNSVVVTLFVTAGRVFFDSLAGYALARIHFRGRALMFAILVAIMAVPNVVLLIPKFLVINQLGIYNSYAGLIVPLLVDAAGIFIMKNFFESIPVSVEEQARIDGAGTFRLFWSVVLPMARPALVTIVILSFQGSWNELSHFIVAANDPELTNLTKGVASLASNQLGQGTKYPLKLAAAAVMTIPVAIVFLVFQKRIMNTSSGAVKG
- a CDS encoding sigma-70 family RNA polymerase sigma factor — protein: MARASAVDRVQEVYATSYRRLVGQLTGVTGDPVEAEDAVMEAFARAVNSSRSFLAADNPEAWLRTVAVNVTRTRWRRSRFFRDVSHRLVAQQSYADLPDDRIALLAALRQLPAAQREAIALHHLADLSVHEVADAVGAPVGTVKARLARGRTALAALLAEPDTATPTERSPR